The following are from one region of the Rhodopirellula sp. P2 genome:
- a CDS encoding (Fe-S)-binding protein, producing MTVALFIPCYIDQFFPNVAIATLNLLERLGVQVEYPAGQTCCGQPMANTGCDAETAPVAKQWVERFAGYDAVVCPSGSCTSMIRNHYADYFDPADTEFQHLRENTFELCEFIVDRLGVRSISGRLNRPVSLHASCHGLRELRLGACSENMTPREDKMRLLLESLDGIEIKPLTRVDECCGFGGTFAVAERETSVAMGIDRVTDHISSGSEVMIAGDMSCLMHMGGLIRRRNMPMSVKHVAEVLMEAIQEGSPDADRASSAVTNP from the coding sequence ATGACTGTTGCTCTGTTCATCCCCTGCTACATCGACCAGTTCTTTCCCAATGTCGCGATCGCGACATTGAATTTACTGGAACGCTTGGGGGTCCAAGTGGAGTATCCCGCTGGGCAAACCTGTTGCGGGCAACCGATGGCGAACACCGGATGCGATGCCGAAACGGCGCCGGTGGCCAAGCAGTGGGTGGAGCGATTTGCGGGGTATGACGCGGTCGTGTGCCCTTCAGGCAGTTGCACGTCGATGATTCGGAACCACTACGCCGACTACTTCGATCCCGCTGACACCGAATTTCAACACCTCCGTGAAAACACATTTGAGCTGTGCGAATTCATCGTCGATCGCTTGGGAGTTCGTTCCATCTCGGGACGCCTCAATCGCCCGGTGAGTCTCCATGCCAGTTGCCACGGTTTGCGTGAATTGCGGCTGGGCGCATGCAGCGAAAACATGACGCCGCGGGAAGACAAAATGCGGCTGTTGCTGGAATCCCTGGATGGAATCGAGATCAAGCCACTCACCCGCGTGGACGAATGCTGTGGTTTTGGAGGGACGTTTGCGGTTGCTGAACGAGAGACCAGTGTGGCGATGGGAATCGATCGCGTGACCGACCACATTTCCTCGGGCAGCGAAGTCATGATCGCCGGTGACATGAGTTGTTTGATGCACATGGGGGGATTGATCCGTCGACGCAACATGCCGATGTCGGTCAAGCACGTTGCTGAGGTGTTGATGGAGGCGATCCAGGAAGGTTCCCCTGACGCGGATCGTGCTTCCTCAGCGGTGACGAATCCATGA
- a CDS encoding lactate utilization protein B, which produces MTSTLPIVDHPSAAREFVTNEPRSHWHDDSLWFVRSKRDKQAQSIPEWEYLREQASTIKNHTIAKLPEYLQQFEANATRLGAVVHWAADAEEHNRIVLDLLRRNDTLRIVKSKSMLTEECGLNEYLIDNGIEVVDTDLGERIVQLRGETPSHIVLPAIHIKKEEVGDTFHKYLGTRAGESDPQVLTEAARGHLRGKFLSGEVGITGVNFAIADTGGLVVCTNEGNADLGVSLPRIHIACMGIEKLVPRFQDLSVFTRLLARSATGQPITSYTSHFHGPRDENSELHIVLVDNGRSKIRDSKTFRESLNCIRCGACMNTCPVYRRSGGHSYRATVPGPIGSVLGPAKNAKAHKSLPFACSLCGSCTDVCPVKIPLHHQLLAWRKVLVGKRLVAWNKRMAMKAASFLFCNPTLFAAAGYLGRVSLKVLPKSLTHNPFNTWAKDRDLPEPPKESFHEWYAKNRPSGSETISKEERS; this is translated from the coding sequence TTGACCTCTACTCTTCCCATCGTCGATCACCCGAGTGCCGCTCGTGAGTTTGTGACCAATGAGCCTCGCTCGCATTGGCATGATGATTCGTTGTGGTTCGTGCGCAGTAAACGTGACAAGCAAGCTCAATCGATTCCCGAGTGGGAGTACCTCCGCGAGCAAGCGTCGACGATCAAAAACCACACGATCGCGAAGCTGCCCGAGTACCTGCAACAGTTCGAGGCCAACGCGACTCGGTTGGGTGCGGTGGTTCACTGGGCGGCGGACGCGGAAGAACACAACCGCATTGTGTTGGATCTGCTTCGCCGCAACGACACCCTGCGGATCGTGAAGAGCAAATCGATGCTGACCGAAGAGTGCGGTCTGAACGAATACTTGATCGACAACGGCATCGAAGTTGTCGACACGGACTTGGGCGAACGCATCGTTCAATTGCGAGGCGAAACTCCCAGTCACATTGTGTTGCCTGCGATTCACATCAAGAAGGAAGAGGTCGGCGATACCTTTCACAAGTATCTGGGGACGCGGGCGGGCGAGTCCGATCCGCAGGTGTTGACCGAAGCCGCGCGAGGTCACCTGCGGGGCAAGTTCTTGAGCGGGGAAGTCGGGATCACCGGCGTCAATTTCGCGATCGCGGACACCGGCGGTTTGGTCGTTTGCACCAACGAAGGCAATGCCGACCTGGGCGTTTCCTTGCCGCGAATTCACATCGCTTGCATGGGCATCGAGAAGTTGGTGCCGCGGTTCCAGGATCTCTCAGTCTTCACCCGGTTGCTGGCTCGCAGTGCGACGGGCCAACCGATCACCAGTTACACCTCGCACTTTCACGGGCCGCGAGACGAGAACAGTGAATTGCACATCGTGTTGGTCGACAACGGTCGCTCCAAAATTCGCGACAGCAAAACATTTCGCGAGTCATTGAACTGCATCCGCTGCGGCGCTTGCATGAACACTTGCCCGGTGTATCGACGCAGTGGCGGGCACAGCTATCGAGCCACCGTGCCCGGTCCGATCGGCAGCGTGCTGGGGCCTGCGAAAAACGCCAAGGCACACAAGAGTTTGCCGTTTGCCTGCAGCCTGTGTGGTTCATGCACCGACGTTTGCCCGGTCAAAATTCCGTTGCATCACCAATTGCTGGCTTGGAGAAAAGTCTTGGTGGGCAAACGCCTTGTCGCCTGGAACAAGCGAATGGCGATGAAGGCCGCTTCGTTCTTGTTCTGCAACCCAACGTTGTTTGCTGCGGCGGGGTACTTGGGGCGAGTCAGCCTGAAGGTGCTGCCGAAATCGCTGACTCACAACCCATTCAACACATGGGCCAAGGACCGAGATCTTCCGGAACCGCCCAAGGAATCGTTCCACGAGTGGTATGCCAAGAACCGACCGTCCGGTTCGGAAACGATTTCGAAGGAGGAGCGATCATGA
- a CDS encoding LutC/YkgG family protein, whose product MSETHSSSRQIILDRLKGCVVDAPELPTIDPARVIQFEDRLQQFQDTLASVGGEAHLVNTPSEIREKLQTIEVFQSARRIASTVPDAVTPTVDLATIDDPHALSTLDWTIVRGEFGVAENGAIWIDGKTLPHRVMIFIAQYLAIVISRSDLLNNMHEAYARIGTPDPGFGVFVSGPSKTADIEQSLVLGAHGCRKLQVFLLP is encoded by the coding sequence ATGAGTGAAACGCATTCCAGCAGTCGGCAGATCATTTTGGATCGGTTGAAAGGTTGCGTCGTGGACGCACCTGAGTTGCCCACGATTGATCCCGCTCGCGTGATTCAGTTTGAGGATCGTTTGCAGCAGTTCCAGGACACGTTGGCATCGGTGGGCGGCGAAGCCCATCTGGTCAACACGCCCAGCGAAATTCGCGAGAAATTGCAAACCATCGAAGTCTTCCAGTCCGCTCGCCGGATCGCCTCGACGGTTCCCGACGCGGTCACGCCGACCGTGGATTTAGCGACCATCGACGACCCGCATGCCTTGTCCACGCTGGACTGGACGATCGTTCGCGGCGAGTTTGGTGTGGCCGAGAACGGAGCGATTTGGATCGACGGCAAAACGCTGCCTCACCGTGTCATGATCTTCATCGCCCAGTACTTAGCGATCGTGATTTCGCGATCGGATTTGCTGAACAACATGCACGAAGCGTACGCCCGAATTGGCACGCCCGACCCCGGGTTTGGTGTCTTTGTGTCCGGCCCCAGCAAAACGGCTGACATTGAGCAATCCTTGGTGCTCGGAGCTCATGGCTGCCGCAAGCTACAGGTTTTTCTGCTGCCGTGA
- a CDS encoding GNAT family acetyltransferase, protein MLIRKFLAEDRDAVVDLWLAVFPRSTGHNDPGTSIDRKMAADDGLFFVATDEVNVAGTVMAGYDGHRGWLYSVAVSPAFRRLGVGTRLVRHAESELSRQGCPKVNLQVIADNSEVVAFYQSLGFQVEERINMGKLTGE, encoded by the coding sequence ATGTTGATTCGCAAGTTCCTCGCCGAAGACCGTGATGCCGTCGTGGATCTTTGGTTGGCGGTGTTTCCACGCTCCACTGGGCACAATGATCCGGGCACCTCGATCGATCGCAAAATGGCTGCGGACGATGGATTGTTCTTCGTGGCGACGGACGAAGTGAATGTGGCCGGCACGGTGATGGCCGGTTACGACGGGCATCGTGGATGGCTGTATTCCGTTGCGGTGTCGCCTGCCTTTCGACGCCTTGGCGTGGGAACTCGCTTGGTCCGACATGCCGAATCGGAACTGTCCCGTCAAGGTTGCCCGAAGGTGAACCTGCAAGTGATCGCCGACAACAGCGAGGTCGTCGCGTTTTATCAATCACTCGGATTTCAAGTGGAAGAACGTATCAACATGGGAAAGCTGACCGGCGAGTGA
- a CDS encoding TolC family protein, whose amino-acid sequence MNRSLIRLTAQLQLGITLLIASGCAPTQPFFLNESPDLNYYLNSATRIEYPDVDVESLPETTESLPPLAIGNHDYQFWDLTLEEATNIALQNAKFYVTTSGIAEARQNVADQFISGTADQFGSIYDVAIQQTTTQSVPLTVDSNGNRTLPRGVLRANQVGGVEDALAEFDAQASGFLSYSNTDRPRNSGNSAVSTSLFQSDDVTAQAAISKRFATGGVATLRHQMIYGHNNLPTAPLALNSASRVVSSDYTVTMEAQVQQPLMRNRGTLVNRIPVVLASLNEDVSIAEYEIQVRNLVRDVENAYWDLYVSYRNVATAVVARNSAMATQQFAQLALENGTGTLQEFSQAKGQYFQFQAQLETALAGSNLPGPDGAGVYGAENRLRELMGLAATDGLLIRPIDEPTLARVEFDWFESVAQMLYLSPELRQTKTRIKQQELEVISAKNQILPEVNLSLLYRWVGVGDTLGPPDGGTGVFPEPGSSALGSLTGGDFQEGAVRLEVTPPAFGARRELARIQNAKLRIVRERSKLQEDERLLVSKLSGAVRKARSHYQLTHTNAQQWQAFETEVETRLAEYEAGTRDINVVLQSQQRKAQAEISYYRSLAEYSKSLSYVDYLKGTLLANSGITLREGPWNKKAYWDALERARERSAGKKLQYGVTRPGVVRQGPVRDADSVSKIVGSGTSTHGQTLPPGEFEMNAADGQVFFGDANGDSLPMDMGIARDPIRIEDQPLVEYGSSTHEMLQAPQPIDRLSAPVNVPTPAPSIESVQPLRSPAASSSDGASWGTARRVQPAAYTAPAATSVAEPAEYSPQPVRRKPIPR is encoded by the coding sequence ATGAATCGCTCACTGATCCGTTTGACTGCACAACTGCAATTGGGAATCACACTCCTGATCGCCAGTGGGTGCGCACCAACTCAGCCGTTCTTCTTGAACGAGTCTCCGGACCTGAACTACTACCTCAACTCAGCCACCCGGATTGAATATCCGGATGTGGACGTGGAGAGTCTGCCCGAAACGACGGAGTCGTTGCCACCGCTTGCGATTGGCAATCACGACTACCAGTTCTGGGATTTGACGCTGGAAGAAGCGACCAACATCGCGTTGCAAAATGCGAAGTTCTACGTCACCACCAGCGGCATCGCAGAAGCCCGTCAAAACGTGGCTGACCAATTCATCAGTGGAACGGCGGATCAATTTGGCAGCATCTATGATGTCGCCATCCAGCAAACGACCACGCAGTCGGTTCCCTTGACGGTGGATAGCAATGGCAACCGCACACTGCCTCGCGGCGTTCTGCGAGCCAATCAAGTCGGCGGCGTCGAAGATGCTTTGGCTGAATTCGATGCTCAAGCCAGCGGTTTCCTGAGCTACAGCAACACCGACCGTCCGCGAAACTCGGGCAACAGTGCTGTCTCAACCTCGTTGTTTCAATCCGATGATGTGACCGCTCAAGCCGCGATCAGCAAACGATTCGCAACCGGTGGTGTCGCCACGCTGCGTCATCAAATGATTTACGGGCACAACAACCTTCCGACGGCACCGTTGGCTCTCAACTCGGCATCGAGAGTGGTTTCGAGTGACTACACCGTCACGATGGAAGCTCAAGTGCAACAACCGTTGATGCGGAATCGTGGCACCTTGGTCAACCGCATTCCGGTTGTCCTGGCCAGCCTGAACGAAGACGTGTCGATCGCCGAATACGAAATTCAAGTTCGCAACTTGGTCCGTGACGTCGAGAACGCTTACTGGGACCTGTACGTTTCCTATCGCAACGTGGCCACGGCTGTGGTCGCTCGCAACAGTGCGATGGCGACTCAGCAGTTTGCACAACTGGCGTTGGAAAACGGCACCGGGACGTTGCAAGAGTTTTCGCAAGCCAAAGGCCAGTACTTCCAGTTCCAAGCTCAGCTTGAAACGGCACTGGCGGGATCGAACTTGCCCGGACCGGATGGTGCAGGCGTTTATGGTGCCGAAAACCGATTGCGTGAGCTGATGGGATTGGCTGCAACGGACGGTCTTTTGATTCGTCCAATCGACGAACCAACGCTGGCCCGAGTTGAATTCGATTGGTTCGAGTCGGTCGCCCAAATGCTGTACTTGTCGCCTGAGCTTCGTCAGACCAAGACTCGAATCAAACAACAAGAGCTGGAAGTGATCTCGGCCAAGAACCAGATTCTTCCCGAAGTGAACCTGTCGTTGCTGTACCGCTGGGTCGGTGTCGGTGACACGCTTGGTCCTCCAGATGGTGGCACGGGTGTCTTTCCTGAACCAGGCAGCTCCGCACTTGGCAGTCTGACCGGTGGCGATTTCCAAGAAGGTGCCGTTCGTCTCGAAGTGACTCCACCCGCCTTTGGTGCACGTCGTGAATTGGCTCGAATCCAGAACGCAAAGCTCCGCATTGTTCGCGAACGATCTAAGTTGCAAGAGGACGAACGATTGCTCGTCAGCAAGTTGTCGGGGGCAGTTCGCAAGGCTCGCTCGCACTACCAACTGACTCATACCAACGCTCAGCAATGGCAAGCGTTTGAAACGGAAGTGGAAACTCGATTGGCAGAATACGAAGCCGGAACACGAGACATCAACGTGGTCCTGCAAAGTCAGCAACGCAAGGCTCAAGCCGAGATCAGCTACTACCGTTCGCTCGCCGAATACAGCAAATCGCTGAGCTACGTCGACTACTTGAAGGGAACCTTGCTCGCCAACAGCGGCATCACCCTGCGAGAAGGACCTTGGAACAAGAAAGCCTACTGGGATGCACTCGAACGAGCACGTGAACGAAGTGCTGGCAAGAAATTGCAATACGGTGTGACTCGTCCAGGCGTGGTTCGCCAAGGGCCTGTTCGGGATGCGGATTCCGTTTCGAAAATCGTCGGCAGTGGAACCAGCACCCACGGACAAACGTTGCCACCGGGTGAGTTCGAGATGAACGCGGCTGACGGCCAAGTCTTCTTCGGCGATGCCAACGGCGATTCGTTGCCCATGGACATGGGAATTGCTCGAGACCCAATCCGAATCGAAGACCAACCCTTGGTCGAGTACGGCAGCAGCACCCATGAAATGTTGCAGGCTCCTCAGCCCATCGATCGGCTGTCGGCACCTGTGAACGTCCCAACACCGGCTCCATCGATTGAATCGGTTCAACCACTTCGATCGCCCGCCGCATCGTCCAGTGATGGTGCGTCGTGGGGAACGGCTCGCCGAGTCCAACCCGCTGCTTACACGGCACCCGCGGCGACCTCGGTCGCGGAACCTGCTGAGTACTCACCGCAACCCGTGCGACGGAAACCCATTCCTCGCTGA
- the gltX gene encoding glutamate--tRNA ligase, which yields MIRTRFAPSPTGYLHIGGVRTALFNWLLAKQSGGQFILRIDDTDAGRNVEAALKPILDGFRWLGMDWDEGPDVGGPHGPYFQSQRGDLYRAAAGKLLADGHAYRDFAKPEELQTLREEAQKAGEAFVYDRRWMAEDEATAAKFEAEGRQGVVRLKMPREGQCVIQDLIRGEVVVEWASEQDHVIARADGSPLYHLASVVDDHELKITHVVRAAEHLPNTARQVFIAQSLGYDLPTYAHLPYVAEPGGSAKLSKRKLDKYKKNRDFAVLLAHGEKIAERCNMQIDADTFNPVLVDFYREIGFLPDALLNYLLLLGWSLDGETEKFTIAEMIEKFTLDRVNKAPASFDPAKLQSFQGDAFAELSDEKRTELVRPFAVAAGFVAPGDADETLKAVLAAAGDRLKMAGDIIDFDYCFVDDYAVDEKAYEKRLVKADGAKELLAKLNETLKAATEFDAASVETTVKSFCESEGIKIGQIIHALRVATTGAASGFGMFETLAVLGQAKVIARIEKTIAGLPA from the coding sequence ATGATTCGCACGCGATTTGCCCCCAGCCCGACCGGATACTTGCACATCGGCGGCGTCCGCACGGCACTGTTCAATTGGTTGTTGGCCAAGCAATCTGGCGGACAATTCATTCTGCGGATTGATGACACCGACGCGGGACGCAATGTCGAGGCAGCCCTGAAACCCATTCTGGACGGCTTTCGTTGGCTGGGAATGGACTGGGACGAAGGCCCCGATGTCGGCGGCCCCCACGGACCCTACTTTCAATCGCAGCGAGGCGATTTGTACCGAGCCGCGGCCGGAAAACTGCTCGCTGATGGTCACGCCTACCGCGATTTTGCCAAACCAGAAGAGTTGCAAACGCTTCGCGAAGAAGCTCAAAAAGCGGGCGAAGCATTTGTCTACGATCGCCGCTGGATGGCGGAAGACGAAGCGACCGCGGCCAAATTCGAAGCCGAAGGTCGGCAAGGCGTCGTGCGTCTGAAGATGCCCCGCGAAGGCCAATGCGTGATCCAAGATTTGATCCGTGGCGAAGTCGTTGTGGAATGGGCGTCGGAACAAGATCACGTGATCGCGCGTGCCGACGGCAGCCCGCTGTATCACCTCGCCAGCGTCGTCGATGATCACGAACTGAAGATCACCCACGTCGTTCGCGCCGCGGAACACTTGCCCAACACGGCTCGCCAAGTGTTCATCGCTCAATCGCTTGGGTATGACCTGCCCACCTACGCTCACCTGCCCTACGTGGCCGAGCCCGGTGGATCCGCCAAATTGAGCAAACGCAAACTCGACAAGTACAAGAAGAACCGCGATTTCGCTGTGCTGTTGGCTCATGGTGAGAAGATCGCCGAGCGTTGCAACATGCAAATCGACGCGGACACGTTCAATCCTGTGCTGGTCGACTTCTATCGTGAGATCGGATTCTTGCCCGATGCGTTGCTCAACTACCTGTTGTTGCTGGGTTGGTCGCTGGACGGCGAAACCGAGAAATTCACGATCGCCGAAATGATCGAGAAGTTCACTCTGGACCGTGTCAACAAAGCTCCCGCCTCATTCGACCCTGCCAAATTGCAATCGTTCCAAGGCGATGCATTCGCGGAATTGTCGGACGAGAAACGGACCGAGTTGGTGCGTCCGTTTGCGGTCGCGGCTGGCTTTGTCGCCCCAGGCGATGCCGACGAAACGTTGAAAGCTGTTCTGGCTGCGGCGGGCGATCGTTTGAAAATGGCCGGCGACATCATCGATTTCGACTATTGCTTCGTGGACGACTATGCCGTCGACGAAAAAGCGTACGAGAAACGATTGGTCAAAGCCGATGGTGCGAAGGAGTTGCTGGCGAAGCTGAATGAGACTCTGAAAGCAGCGACTGAGTTCGACGCCGCCAGCGTGGAAACGACGGTGAAGTCATTCTGCGAATCCGAAGGCATCAAGATCGGGCAAATCATTCACGCGTTGCGAGTGGCGACGACGGGAGCGGCCAGCGGCTTCGGCATGTTTGAAACGCTGGCGGTCTTGGGCCAAGCCAAGGTGATCGCCCGGATCGAAAAGACGATCGCTGGTCTGCCAGCGTAG
- a CDS encoding ABC transporter permease — MNPTTPTTGERPQPHTADEPETRPRRGRAFVVWWNRMRVMTIKEYLQLYRDRILIVFMLYAFTLEVFLAGSGVSMQLQNGALQVHDSDHSFASRELIHRFRPPQFSIDGEVLHHGESIEMLDRGEAMMVLDIPPQFQESLLAGETTSVQLQIDTSNPVLGFLATSYGEQIVGQYGLEAAMQREGIGLNEQAAPIIHEEHRVWYNANQNDAWFMSVVEMLNVITMFAILLPASAMAREKERGTVEQLLVSPLSTFQMMFPKVLAMTSVILVGTMITIHLILQPFFGVPFRGSLTLFMAVTAIYVFTTAGIGMLLATIARNLAQVGMLTALIFIPMVFLSGAWTPPENMPPVLRAVSAIAPLHHYIDASLGIMLKGSGIGLLWDSILAIALFGAAIYGMSMGYFRRQFG, encoded by the coding sequence ATGAATCCAACAACACCAACGACCGGGGAACGACCTCAGCCGCACACGGCAGACGAACCGGAGACTCGCCCCCGTCGCGGCCGAGCGTTCGTTGTGTGGTGGAACCGCATGCGAGTGATGACGATCAAAGAGTACCTGCAACTCTACCGCGATCGCATTTTGATTGTGTTCATGCTGTATGCCTTCACGCTGGAAGTCTTCCTGGCCGGGTCAGGAGTCAGCATGCAATTGCAAAATGGAGCTTTGCAGGTCCACGATTCCGATCACAGCTTTGCATCGCGGGAACTGATTCATCGCTTTCGCCCCCCTCAATTCAGCATCGATGGCGAAGTCCTCCATCACGGCGAGAGCATTGAGATGCTCGACCGCGGGGAAGCCATGATGGTGCTCGATATCCCGCCGCAGTTTCAGGAATCCCTCTTGGCCGGCGAAACCACCAGCGTGCAGTTGCAGATCGACACCTCCAACCCCGTCTTGGGATTCTTGGCGACCAGCTATGGTGAGCAGATTGTCGGGCAATACGGGTTGGAGGCCGCGATGCAGCGAGAAGGCATCGGCCTGAACGAACAAGCTGCGCCGATCATCCACGAAGAACATCGCGTTTGGTACAACGCCAATCAGAACGACGCGTGGTTCATGTCCGTCGTTGAGATGCTGAATGTCATCACGATGTTTGCGATCTTGCTGCCGGCGTCCGCCATGGCCCGCGAGAAAGAACGCGGCACCGTTGAACAACTTCTGGTTTCGCCGCTGTCAACGTTCCAAATGATGTTCCCCAAAGTGCTCGCCATGACCAGTGTGATCTTGGTGGGCACCATGATCACGATTCATTTGATCCTGCAACCCTTCTTTGGCGTCCCTTTTCGCGGCAGCCTGACGCTGTTCATGGCAGTGACCGCGATTTATGTGTTCACGACCGCTGGGATCGGGATGCTGCTGGCGACCATCGCTAGGAACTTGGCCCAAGTCGGGATGCTGACCGCCTTGATCTTCATCCCCATGGTCTTCCTCTCAGGGGCATGGACGCCGCCCGAGAACATGCCACCGGTGCTTCGTGCTGTCAGCGCCATCGCGCCGCTGCACCACTACATCGATGCCAGCCTCGGCATCATGCTTAAAGGGTCCGGCATTGGGTTGTTGTGGGATTCGATCCTCGCCATTGCTCTGTTCGGCGCTGCCATCTACGGGATGAGCATGGGGTACTTTCGCCGTCAATTCGGCTGA
- a CDS encoding ABC transporter permease codes for MNVRRVTAVASKEWREIVRDRMFLALTFLVPVSLMLVVGYGLSLDVEDIPLAIVDRDGTNLSREYAYRYIDSRYFDFKGYALDVHDLSPLLADNKIRAAIILPENFQKELLGGRPVVVQTLIDGTFPFRAQTTKGYVLAMNTSFSSEVLASYISKRRGIPLAQAATSIRPVTLEARYLYNQSMKSDWAITPRLIMVILMMTPPFYTALGIVREKERGSIYNIYSSTVTRLEFLIGKLIPYVGISSANAVILWLIATQLFGAPFKGSLLFFIPATLLYIICTTGLGLVVSVLVRTQVAAMVVTFIVTVIPSILYSGVIVPISSLSPTAQMTAHGLPAMYYTNIIVGTFMKGVGLRELWPDVLVLAFYATGLMTIGYRMFHKRPST; via the coding sequence ATGAACGTGCGTCGCGTCACCGCCGTGGCATCCAAAGAATGGCGAGAAATCGTGCGAGATCGCATGTTCCTGGCCCTCACGTTCTTGGTGCCGGTCTCGTTGATGCTTGTCGTTGGCTACGGATTGTCCCTGGACGTCGAGGACATCCCACTCGCAATTGTGGATCGCGACGGAACGAATTTGAGCCGCGAATATGCATACCGCTACATCGACTCACGTTACTTTGATTTCAAAGGCTACGCCCTCGACGTGCACGACCTGTCACCCCTGTTGGCAGACAACAAAATCCGTGCTGCCATCATTCTCCCGGAGAACTTCCAAAAGGAACTTCTTGGTGGTCGGCCGGTGGTGGTGCAAACCCTGATCGACGGGACGTTTCCGTTCCGCGCGCAAACGACCAAGGGTTATGTGCTGGCGATGAACACCTCGTTCTCAAGCGAGGTGCTGGCATCGTACATTTCCAAGCGTCGCGGAATTCCACTGGCTCAAGCCGCCACGTCCATCCGTCCGGTCACGTTGGAAGCGAGGTACCTGTACAACCAAAGCATGAAGAGTGATTGGGCGATTACGCCGCGGCTGATCATGGTCATCTTGATGATGACGCCACCGTTCTACACGGCACTCGGAATCGTTCGCGAAAAAGAACGCGGGTCGATCTACAACATCTATTCATCGACTGTCACAAGGCTCGAATTTCTCATTGGAAAACTGATTCCCTATGTGGGCATTTCCTCCGCCAATGCGGTGATCCTCTGGCTGATCGCGACCCAGCTCTTTGGTGCTCCCTTCAAAGGCAGCCTGCTGTTCTTCATCCCGGCGACGCTGCTGTACATCATTTGCACCACCGGTTTGGGATTGGTTGTTTCCGTTCTGGTGCGAACCCAAGTGGCCGCCATGGTGGTGACCTTCATCGTCACGGTGATCCCTTCCATCCTGTATTCGGGAGTGATCGTGCCGATTTCATCGCTCAGTCCAACGGCACAAATGACCGCCCACGGGCTGCCAGCGATGTACTACACCAACATCATCGTCGGCACCTTCATGAAAGGGGTGGGCCTGCGTGAGCTTTGGCCTGATGTTCTGGTCCTGGCCTTCTACGCGACGGGCCTGATGACAATCGGATATCGAATGTTCCACAAAAGGCCCAGCACTTGA